Proteins encoded by one window of Desulfatirhabdium butyrativorans DSM 18734:
- the rpmG gene encoding 50S ribosomal protein L33, with the protein MRVIVTLSCTECKQRNYTTTKNKKTTPDKLEFSKYCRFCKKHTNHKESK; encoded by the coding sequence ATGAGAGTGATTGTAACCCTTTCGTGTACCGAGTGTAAACAGCGTAACTATACTACGACAAAGAATAAGAAAACGACTCCGGATAAACTGGAGTTCAGCAAGTATTGTCGATTTTGTAAAAAGCATACAAACCACAAAGAATCTAAATAG